The Denticeps clupeoides chromosome 10, fDenClu1.1, whole genome shotgun sequence DNA window tggCTTGCCTCAATACCCACAGAGTTAAAGACTTTCCATTACCTTGAAGCTTTGAAGACAGTTTAGCAGGTAAAAGTGCTGGATGGTGGTACTGTATatagaaaacataataaaatatttaaattaaaaaaaaaaaaaaagttggaatcTCACATCAGGAAGCAATATGGGTTCGTTACATGTTAAACTGCCCGACCCACAGAGAGAACATGACGCAACAGctgccttttttctttaagtATGTATAcatttgagtgagtgtgtgtgtgtatgtatttttttttgtttttcgggggggaggggggttttTGGAAAAAGGAGAAGTCCCTTCATTCGTCAGCCATCCATTCCTTCCAGACATAGGGCTGCTCAGTCAGTCagctcactctctcactcacggGTGTCCTGGATTCGACCGTTTCCTCCCGGCTCGGTCTGGGCACTGCTGAAGGCGGCACAATGTCTTTGAGCTCCTTACCCTCCCCTCGGAGGTCGGCTGCCGTCACTTGAGTCTTGGTAGGTGCCACATCCCTACCGGGGCAGCTGTCGGTTCTGGTATCCTCTCGACACGCtaccacttcctgtctgggccGGGCGGTGCTCAGGTCCTGAGGCTCGTTCTCTGGTAAAGCTGGAGGTGCCCCTTGCACGGAGTGGCCGAGCGACAGTTGGTGAGCCTGGGGCGAGAACGAGCCAGGCTCCATCTCTGTCGAGTGCAggtgatgttggtggtggtggtggtggtgatggaggtgtttGGGCGGCTGGCCTCGCTCCTTCATTTTGTGGCCCGTGCTGTGGCCCGTGCTGTGGCCCGTGCTGTGGCCGCCGCCGCTCCCGCTGCTACCGGTTCCGGGATCGTGGCTGCTGCTTTCCTTGTGCTTCCGGCCCTGGCCCTTCGATGACCGCTGCTGTCCATGCTCCATCTCCTCTCCGGACGTCCCGCTCGCTGAAGtgctagtttttttttgctgagccCACCCCCGAACTGGAGCCAGAGCCAGAACCAGTTCCCGTTGCCGCTCCCGTGTCCGCCGATGTGCCGACGGGGCTCTCGGTCCCCTCGATGGTCTCTCGTGTCTTGCGTTTTTTGATGGGCAGGGCCCTCTCCTGCACGGGCTTTGTGGAAGACTCCTTCAGAGCTTTCTTCTTGGCCTCCGCAGAGAGAATGGCAGCAGCTGCGTACGACACGCCCGAGCTCGTCCCGCTTGAAGACGCCATTGCCGGCTTCCGGCCCCGTTTTTTCGGAGCGCTCTGTGGCTCCACCTCCGACTTTCTTTTCCGTCCTGGACGAGCTTTGACAACCGGGACAAGCCCTGACGGAGCCCCCACCTCAGATTTTGGGGCTCCATAGGGCATCTTCACTAAAAGTTTCCCAGGGCTCTTTTCTACTACACGTTTGACTGCCACGCCCTCTGTGGTCTGTCGCACCTTGCCGCTTCCTTTGGGGCGGCCCCGTCCTCTTCCAGACGGTTTCGCCACCTTGGGCTTCTTTGGGGGCCTCTTCTCGCGCCGGGACGGGCTCCCCCGGCCCGTAACTGTGAAGTCAAAGTCATTGGGGTCTGTGGTTGTATCACCAACCTTTTGGAAGTACGCCATTAATTCCACTTTGGAGCGAAAGGCCTTCCCCTCCGGGCTGGAAAAGAAAGAGGACAAAGTCACGAAGGTTCCTGCATTACTCTGCGTGCTCAGCTTTGCTTACGGTGCACATTAATGAAtgagctatttaaaaaaaaaaaaaaaaaaaaacacacacacatcacgcaGGACTAGAGAATTAGCAGAATCACACCACATGAAATTAGTCCTTGTTTAAGAAACCAGTACTGGGGGCAGAATGGAAAAACACGCACGTGGATTTCTAAACCGGGTAGAGAACAGTTTCAGGTTGCTGTGGAGATGTTGATCACTGATgcaactaaaacacacacacacacacacacacacacacatcctgtcaGGACAGACACACATGCCGCGTGCAAGATCGTGCGATAGATTCGATTTTGATTTTGCTAGAAGCGGTTGTGTAAGTAGACGACGCCCTGTTTGAGTCATCAAAAGTCTGTCATAGGGACAAGTTTAAAGAATGGTGAAAATTTTACATTCAATTCTACTCTTTACAGCAGGGTTTCTCAAGCCACCTGCTAGGAAGCTTTCACTTTGCACCTTAATTAGCCTTTAGCTTTTTGGCCTAATAATGAAGATCATCTGCTGCAAGCATTGTGTGGGTTGGACCAAAACCTTTCTGGCCTGAGTGAGGCTTGTAGCCACAATGCCACTGCCGAATTCTGAACCaatatttcagtttcagaaCGTCACTGCAGACTcaaactgggtggtagtagcctagtgggtagcacactcgcctctgaaccaggagacccaagttcaaaacttactaccattgtgtccctgagcaagacacttaaccctatgttgctccgggggggggggggggggggggctgtccctgtaactactgattgtaagtcactctgaacaagggcgtctgtaaatgtaatgtaacaagTGTAAATATTTCCCTGATGACATATTTAAAAGTCTTAGAGCAACCAACAGAACGTCTTTCATGACAATCCGCCAATGCAAATTTCAAGGgggattctaaaaaaaaaaaaaagattaacacAAAAGAACCAGAAATCAGATAACAGACAAATGCATGACCATTATTCCTATGGCCCAATGGTGATAATTAATTGTAGGAGTCTGTAGTTATGGTTGGAACATCTTGTGTTTCTATGTGAGGAATTGGATAAAATAAAGCCTGAGGGGAAATTCATACAGATTAAATGTGTACAACAGACCAGGAGATACTTCACcttgaaaatgtacttttataaTGTTTATCAATTACAGTgtagataaagaaaaaaaaaaaaaaaaaccctgggaAGAGACTTGAGCCGAGCTGTAACATCAGCAAGAACACTGAGGTCTCAAAAGCAGCTTGAGGGTTACAGTTCATCTGTGGCCATACGGTTTTATGAAAGAAACAGATTGCATCTCCTCAAACGATATGGTTTTACAGTTAGAAACATATGAATCACTAGAATCTCTATAGTCAAAATTGCAAGCATGGTcctattcttaaaaaaatactcaGAGAAATTCAAAGAAATGTTGTCGAAtacaacacatacataaatTAATACCTAACCAGGGTTTCGGTGGGAATTCTGTGGAGCAGTTATATATATATCGAGTGAGAGAATGTATATTTAGAAATGTCTATCGCTATAGCTGAATTAAATTGGTTTAATTCACAGACCCAGGGCATGGTCTATACGGTCCGTAGTCAAAAAACTgaacacagaacacatttacaatGATTGGTGCAATGATTAAGATTTTCTGCGAACACCAATCTCTGCATGACAGCAAGCAAGTGACGACTtcataataacaacaaaatgGCTGCTTGCAATCCTTGAGGACTATTTGGATCGTCAATTTATTATATTAAGTTAAACTGGGAtcaaaatgaaactttaaatggtctttatttaattttttttattttactgtaaaatgcccaattttaatttaattttaaataaataaataaaaatgcagattttaatgaaatgctcTGTGTTGCATGATTCATATTCAGTgtaatttttacatattttttttctactcaCTTGATAAGGTAGACATCAAACTTTCCAGCGGAGCGCCCAGATTTCCGCTGCTTCAGCTTGCGTGTCCAGCCTGGCGGCAGTGAGGGGTCATCGTACAGTGGGCCACGGTCCCGGATGATAGAGCGCCGCTGTTTGGCTGAAACAGAAGACTCCGCCTCCTCTGGACTCTCCCTAGATGTGGGGTCCGAGGGCTCGGGTTTGGCTGGACCTGCCGATGTTTCCCCTTGCAGCGGAGAGAGAGGGGGTCCGGACGTAGTGGATTCTGCCTTCTCCACATCCTGACGTTCCCTTCGGCCTTTCTTCTGCTTCTGTGTCTTCTCCTTTGATCCCTCCTGGTCCTCACTCTTCTCCTCACTGAGAGACAAACCAAGAACAGGCAGTCAGAAACCTTCCCACGTGCCGGTGGACAACCAAGGAAGCGAAAACATGGACAGCTCGCATTCTCTGGGTTTTGGTAGCACGCGTCCACACGATGAAATACTGATAAAAACCCAACTACGACCTACCAGGTTGGAACGTGTCGGCCCAGAACAGGTCATCCACCGTGTAGAACTGTTAGCCCTCCAGGTAAACAAAGCACATACATGCAAATATCCATGAACAACGGCCACGTGCAGCAGCAGATTTACTCATGGCTTTGCGGAGtaacagcaagtatattaaGGCCCTAAGGCCGCCTTAAGGCCCTTGTTAATAACTCAAACATTTGTGAAACTTCTGTACTGGGTAGTACTTTGATGAACTGGTGTGTGTTACAAGAGGAATATTAAATCCACGGATAGAATATAGAAATTCGCCCTCAACGTAACCCCATTTTAGGTCTGCGGTTTCATCATAATTCTGGCTAATTTAACACCACAAAACGCTGATGAGTTCATGGAACAAATCGGTATCAGTTTATTCTATAATGCAGCATGTTTCTAGTGACAGGGCACTTCCTGTCTAACCTTCTTCTTAGTAATACTTCCGCCTAGCGGAAGCAGCTAAACCCCATTTTCTCCCCTTCCTTGCTAGAAGTTGCATATCTATACTACATCGTGTTTTGAAAGTAGTCATGCGTTTGCTATATCCCACATATCGATAAAATGCTGCATCGATGCACACATTGATCCTTTAAGGGAATCGTATTTCATTTCTGTATGCATGTTGCAAAAAAAGTTACATGAAGCTTTAATACACATGACATGTTGGCCACACGTTgcaatttattttgtaaatgaaaaaaaaaacagaaatatcacCAACCAAATGCACGGACCAATTTACACTGTTGTGTAGCATAGatatgtgaatgtatgtgtgtaatcaaatgtatattaaatgcaTACGTCAGGTGACTAATTAATTTAATGCATTAGTACTTAGCAATCAAAGCTTATGAAGATTTTCTGTTTCAAATAtagccataatttttttttaacaaacactATGCATGAACAGGACAGTTTCTcacattcagttttatttaaaacattgaaatattaaATGGTCACATGCAGTTTTAATTCAGGAAAAACACGCATGTCATTAACGTCACTCAACTAGTCACAATTGCCAATTATCAGTGGCAATTAAACCTACTCTGCTAAAGAGGAGGCTATCCCAATCCACCTAAACGCATAAGGCAATTAAATTAGATCAAGGAGGCAATACGGACTTGCCAGAGGGCAAGTTAGCTAAGCTGGAGCTGGCCCGTTCTTATTAAATATAGCTTTGGAATATGAAACAGCCATTAGCCAGTTACACATCAGTCATTTAGCCAACATGCACCAGGTCACTGGTCCAGGcggcaaaaaaaaccaaacaaacaaaaaaaaaccca harbors:
- the mecp2 gene encoding methyl-CpG-binding protein 2 is translated as MAAAESGEERLEEKSEDQEGSKEKTQKQKKGRRERQDVEKAESTTSGPPLSPLQGETSAGPAKPEPSDPTSRESPEEAESSVSAKQRRSIIRDRGPLYDDPSLPPGWTRKLKQRKSGRSAGKFDVYLINPEGKAFRSKVELMAYFQKVGDTTTDPNDFDFTVTGRGSPSRREKRPPKKPKVAKPSGRGRGRPKGSGKVRQTTEGVAVKRVVEKSPGKLLVKMPYGAPKSEVGAPSGLVPVVKARPGRKRKSEVEPQSAPKKRGRKPAMASSSGTSSGVSYAAAAILSAEAKKKALKESSTKPVQERALPIKKRKTRETIEGTESPVGTSADTGQKKTSTSASGTSGEEMEHGQQRSSKGQGRKHKESSSHDPGTGSSGSGGGHSTGHSTGHSTGHKMKERGQPPKHLHHHHHHHQHHLHSTEMEPGSFSPQAHQLSLGHSVQGAPPALPENEPQDLSTARPRQEVVACREDTRTDSCPGRDVAPTKTQVTAADLRGEGKELKDIVPPSAVPRPSREETVESRTPVSERVS